CACGGCCTTCGCACGTAGCCTTGACCCTCGCGCCTTCGGCAGCCGCCTCGGGCCGCAAACCGTGGTCAACGTAAGCGGCGAGGAGCTCCGTGCGCAGACGGGGCGCGAGCCGCTGCAGGCCCAAAAGCAGGGCCAGGGAGTCGACCCCTCCCGAGAGGCCCACGAGCACGCGCGCGCCCGCTGGGATCAAGCCATGTGTGCGAACCGTGTCGAGGATCTTGGAGAGCAACGTCTTTTCGCCCGGGCCGGCCATGTTAGCGTGCGCCCATGCCTTCCGCAGAGCCGCTGCACGACCAGGAGCCGCTTCCGATCCGAGAAGCCGGCACACGCGCCATCTTCGCCGCCTTGGCCGTGGGGGCCGCAGCGGGCATTCTTGCCAACGTCACGGTCGCCGACAGCCCGACGCTCGACTGGACTCTTCGCAACGTCACTGACCCGCTGGGAAGAATCTGGCTGCGCAGCCTCGTCATGGTGGTGGTGCCCCTCGTGTTGGCCTCGTTGTCCGTGGGCATCGTGGGACTTGGCGACATCAAACGGCTCGGGCGCATGGGAGGGTACACCATGACGTTTTTCCTGGGCGCCACGGCCGTCTCGACGACGCTCGGCCTCGTCTTGGTGAACCTGCTGCACCCCGGAGCGGCGTTGGCCCGCGAAACCCGCGATCGCCTCATGGCCACTTACGCCGGGGACGCACGCAGCATGACCACGGCGGCGGGGGGCGCCAAGCTGGGTATGAACCTGCTGGTAGAGATCGTACCCGCGAACCCCCTTGGCGCCATGGCGGAGGGGAACATGCTCTCGGTGATCTTCTTCGCCGTGGTGCTGGGCGCGGCCCTACTCTCGCTACCGGCACCGCGGCGGGCCCCCCTCGTGGGCGTGCTCGAGGCGCTCAACGACGCCATGATCGTCGTGATTGCCTTCGTCATGCGGCTGGCGCCCCTCGGCGTGTTCTTCTTGCTCTTTGGCGTGATGGCCCGCTTCGGTCTCGACGTGCTCCGTTCGTTGGCCCTTTATGTGGTGGTGGTGGTCACGGGGCTCGCCGCCCACGCGCTGGTCGTCCTACCGGCCATGGCCAAGGTGTTCGCAGGAGTTCGGCCGCTCGCGTTCCTGAGGCGGAGCCGCGTGGTATGGGCCACGGCTTTTTCCACGTCGTCGTCGAGCGCAACGCTCCCCACCACCTTGCGTGTGCTCGAACGCGACTTCGCGATTCCGCGAGAGGTCAGCGGTTTCGTTGCCCCGCTCGGCGCCACCATGAACATGAACGGCACCGCCCTCTTTGAAGGGGTCACGGCTTTGTTCTTGGCGCAGGTGTTTGGCGTCGAGCTCAACCTGAGTGCGCAGGTGGGGGTGGTGCTGCTTGCCACCATCTCCGCGATTGGCGTGGCGGGCGTGCCAGGTGGTTCGATTCCCCTCCTGATGGTGCTGCTTTCGACCTTCGGGGTGCCGCCCGCCGGCATTGCGATCATCCTCGGCATCGATCGCTTGCTCGATATGTGTCGCTCGTCCGTGAACGTCGTGGGCGACCTCGCTGCGGCGGCCTTCGTGGCCAGGCGGGTCAGCGGGTGGCGCGATCGCGCTTGATCAATTCGCCTTGGGTGTTGTCTCGAGCGTTTTGCCCCCCAAACAGCGAACGCACATCGGGATCAAATTCGAGCGAACGTCGCGCACGACACGGCGCCGGCTTCCGCAACCCACGCAGGTGAGAGGCGCAGCGGCGGTAAAGACAGCGTCGTCTTCGGCCTCGCTCCGTTGCACGTCCCGATCCCATTCGAGGTCCAGCGCCACCAGCCCTGCCCGCGTGACCATCCCCACGAGGAAGGTCCCCGTCACGACGGGCAAAGCCCCCACGGCGTTTTCCTCCATGATGCCCGTGGCCTCTTCGATGGTCGTCTCGGGGCCGATGCACAAGACCGGACTCGTCATGCAGTCTTCCACCAGCGTCTCGCGCCGGGCGCCCTGCAGATCCGTGTCGCAAACGATGCCCGTGAGGCCTCCGTCATCCACCACCAAGAAGTGACTCACGTGTTTGTCTGCCGCGAGCCTCAACGCGGCGGACACCGCCGTATCAGGCGTGACGGTGAACAGACTGGTCCCCATCACCTCGGCGACACAGCTCTCGGGCCGTACTGAGCGGCTCGTCTGCCTCGCGTTGCGCCTTCGACGCATGCTCTCCTCCTTCGTGCCGGTTGGGTGGGACCCTTTCTCCAAGTCTGGCCCCGCCGCCCGACGGATTCCACTACCCGCTCGCTTTTCATTCAACTTGCGTGCCGTCGTGTCCCGCGTCACGGGCCCTTGCCTCGGCCGTCAGGCAAGACCGCACACACTGAAACGCGAGCGCCTGCGCCGGCCCCCAGCGCAGCTGCACCGCGCCCATGAGGTCCGTTCGGAACACCGGTACGTGCCTCGCCTGGTAGCGCGCGAGGACCTCTCCGTGGGGAAAACCAAAGCGGTTGCCTCGCCCCGCTGAGATGACGGCCAGATCGGGATCCACAGCGTCCAGCAACGCAGGCGAGGACGATGTCCGGCTGCCATGATGCGGCACCTTCAGAATGTCGGCCCGGGGAGATCTCCCACGTGCTGGCAGCGCGGCGAGCTCGAGTTCACCTGCGCCCTCCAGATCGCCCGCAAACAGCAGCGAACGCCCCCCGTAGCTGAGCCTGAGACTCAACGAGGCGTCATTCACCGAAAGCCCTTCCGGAGCCTCCAGGCGGTCGCCTTGCCAGGGCCCCAAGGGTTCAACGAGCAGACCCTCCACGGAAAACGGAGCCGGCACGGGCATGGGGGTGTTTCGGCCGCGCGCCAGGGCACGCAGCCTGCGCATGATGGGCCCCTCTGCCGAGGGCCCGGCCGCCGCAGGCGCCATCCAGAGCTGCTTGACATCGAACCGCTCCAGCAGATGTGGCATCCCTTCGGCGTGGTCGGGGTGCGGGTGCGAAAGCGCCAGCAGATCGATGTGACGCCAGCCTCGCCGTGCGAGAAAGGGTCCGACGATCCGGGCCCCCGTATCGAAGCCTTCCCCTAGCCCCCCGGCATCCACGACCGCCACGAAGCCGCCCGGCCCCTCGACTACGGCTGCATCACCTTGGCCCACGTCGAGGAAGGTCACCTGGACGAGCTGGGAGTGGGTCGCCCGCCAGCCCCGCACACCGAAGGCCAGGGTGCCGATACCCAGACCCAGCAACGCCCCAGCCAGGGCCTGGGTGCGCACACGCCCCCGCGGCAACCGCGCCCAGGCCCACAGCAGCAGGGCAAAGCTCGAGGTCAAGCAAAGCGTCTCGAAACGGTCGGGCGGCCGCACGAACCACACGGGCGCCCAGGCACCAAACCCACGCGCCAAGGCCAGGGTCAAGCGCACCGCCTGGTCAGCGGGCCAAAGCAGCCACCAGCCAAACCGTGGGACGACCGCTGACAGCACGCTGCCCCCCAACCCCGCGGGGACCACGAACAACTCCACGAGCGGCGTGAGCACGATGTTGCCCAGGAACGCCGCGGGGGTCACCTCGGCGAACCAGTGAGCCACGAGCGGTCCGGTGATGAGACCTGCGGCAGCCGTGGCAGCAAAACCTCGCCACAGCCAGCGCGCGATCGAACGTGAGAAGGACCGCGAGGACGGCGTGGCAGGAGGGCCAAGCCCCGTGGCGAAGAGGGCCAACGCTACGACCGATCCGATCGACAGCTGAAACGATACGTCCTGCACCCAGAATACCGATTCGAGTCCGATAGCCAGCGCCGCGAACCCGATGCTCGCTGCCAAAGAGGGAGCCCGCCGCAAGGCCGCGCCGGCGAACAGCACACCTGCCATCAGCGCCGAGCGCCACGTGGCCACGGCCTCACCCGTGAGCAAGGTGTAAAAGATCACCGCGGGGAGGGACAACCACGCTGCCACGATGCGCGGAGGAACGCGGGCGGCGAGGCCTGGAGCGCCCGCAATCAACCAACGTAGCCCCACGAAGAGCAGGGCCGCCACCGCCGCCAGGTGCAGGCCCGAAACGGAAAGAGCATGCGTGGCCCCCGCGGCCTTGAAGCCCCACTCGATGTCCTCGCTCACGGCCGTGCGCTCCCCCAGCACCGTCGCCCGAAGAAACGCAGCGCGCTCGGCAGGCAACACGTCGAGGGCCACGGACAACCGACGGCGCAGATCATCGGCCAGGCGACGCGGCGTCCACCAGACACCCCGGGCCTTGAAAACGAGTCTCTCCGTGCGCAGCCGTCCCACGGCGCCCTCGAGGGCCACGGCCTTCCAGGGGTCGGGCGCACCAAAGTTGAAGTGTCCGAAGGGGGGCTGCCATACCCCGCAGGCATGGACGAGATCCCCGGCGCGCGGCGGCGTGCCGGGGGGCCGAAGCGACAGCCGAAGCCGTCCGCGGAGCACCGGGACGACAGGCGCCTCCGCCCCCTTTCGGGGCGAGTTTTGCGGGCGAAGCCACCCTTCGACGCGTATCGCGTCGGGCCTCGCGCCAGCCAGCGCCCGCCCCTCAACACAGGCGCTCTGCCCCGGCGTCCACAGCGCAAGATCGTCGAGGCGCTTCTGTCGCTCCGTCTCGCCTTGGTACCCCAGCCCGAGCCCGCACGTCAGGGCTGCCGCCGCGCCCGCAAGAGTGCGCCAGCCCCGCCGCAAGAAATGGGCGGCCGCCCACAGAGCCCCGAACGCCGTGCACACGAGCAGCCATCGCCCACAGCCGAGGCCCGCGACGATGCCCACGAACAAAGACATGACCCACAAAGCCAGACGCACCCGGGGTTTTCGACAGGGAGCGCGCGCGAGTTGCGGGTCAGTGGGGGCCTGGCCCGCGAGTCCAAACCGGTCAAGGGAAGCCCACCTCCGGGCCGACGCTTTCGTGGAGCCGGCACGAGGGGACTGCTAAGGTGAACGTTTGGCTCGGCTTTCCCGGAACGCCACATGACCTCCGACTCCACGGGCATCGTCAGGCAGCACTTCGCGGTCCCTTACGCATACACGGTGGCGTTCACGCGGGACGTCTTCGCGCCCCAGAACCCCGTGCTGGTGGAGAGCCTCACGCATCGAGAGCCCGGGCGCAGACACCGCGTCCAAGTCATCCTCGACGAGGGCGTAACGCAGGCTTTTCCGCACCTGGCCGACCAAGTCGCGTCCTACTTTCATCGGCACGCCGAAGCCCTCGCGCTCGTGGGTCCGCCCCTCGTCGTGCCGGGAGGCGAGATCGCCAAAAACGACTCTCGTATACTCGCCCGCATCCTCGACACCCTGGCTGCGGGCCACCTCGATCGCCAGTCTTTCGTCCTGATGCTCGGAGGTGGCGCTGTGCTCGACGTGGCGGGTTACGCAGCAGCCATCACACACCGCGGGCTGCGCACCGTGCGGCTGCCCAGCACCGTGCTCGGCCAGAACGACGCGGGCGTGGGCGTAAAGAACGGAGTGAACGGCTATGGCGCCAAGAATTTTCTGGGCACGTTCCATCCGCCTTTCGCCGTGATCAACGACTTCGCCTTGCTCGAAGGCCTGCCTGCGCGTGACCGGATCGCCGGCTACGCCGAAGCGGTCAAGGTGGCTCTCGTCAAGGACGCTTCCTTTTTTGCGTGGCTCGAAGCTCACGCGTCGCGCTTGGCCCAGGGTGACAGGGCCGCCGTGGCGACCTTGGTGAGACGGGCTGCCGAGCTTCACCTGGCGCACATCGCCCAGGGCGGCGACCCCTTCGAGCAGGGCAGCGCGCGCCCCCTCGACTACGGCCACTGGGCCGCCCACCATCTCGAGACCTGTACCGAACATGCCTTGCGCCACGGGGAGGCGGTGGCACTTGGGATTCTGCTCGATACGCGTTACGCCGTGCTCATGGGGCGGCTTCCCCCGCACGTGTTCTCGCGCGTGTACGCCCTCCTCGAAACCCTTGGCCTGCCCTGCTGGCACGACGCCCTCGCACGCCCGGCTCCCACCGCAGGGCCCTCCTCGTCTCCCCCCGCTAGCCCCCTGGCTCTTTGGGCCGGCCTCGAGGCCTTCCGCGAGCACCTCGGTGGGGACTTGTGCGTCACTTTGCTTCGCGACATCGGGCATGCCGAAGAGGTTCACCACATGGACGCCGTTGGGGTCACGGAGGCTGTCTGTGACCTCGAACGTCTGGCGTCTTCACACCCTCTGACGGCGGCCCCCGACCGTCAGGCGCTGCGCGCCGCCCCGCCCGATCACGACCGCGTGGACCCCACGCAGCTTCTGTCCCGCTCCTCGGCCGGTTAGGCTAGCCGTATGAAGCTGCCGATCAGCGACAGCCGTGGACGCCCGGTTCACCTCACTTACTGCACCAACATCCATCCGGGCGAGACCTGGCCGGAGGTGCTCGAAGTGGTTCGCAGCCACGTCAAAGCCGTCAAGCAGCGCGTCTCGCCCCACGAGCCCTTCGGCATGGGACTGCGCCTCTCCGACCGCGCCGTGCGCACCCTCATTGCCGCACCCGACGTGCTCCAGGACTTTCGTGACGAGCTCGACCGCGAGGGACTCTACGTCTTCACCCTCAACGGCTTTCCCTACGGCCCCTTCCATGGCCAGCCCGTCAAGGAGACAGTGTATCGCCCCGACTGGCTCGAACCCGAGCGCATCTCGTACACGCAAAGGCTCGCCGGTGTGCTGGCTGCCTTGTTGCCGCGGGGCCCTCGAGGCCCAGGCCCTGCTCTCGGACTGCTCGAAGGCTCAATCAGCACGGTCCCTGGCAGCTTTCGGGGACGCGCCGCCGCCCATGGCGCCGCTCTGGCCACCATCGCCGAGAACCTCCGCATGGCCGCGGCGACGCTCGCCAGGATCCGGGCCGACGGAGGACCCACGATGGGACTGGCCCTCGAGCCTGAGCCTCACTGCGTGCTCGAGACCACGGCGGAGGCCGTTCGGTTTTTCGAGCAGCATCTCTACACGGAAGCCAGCGTCCGCGCTTTCCAACCGCTCACGGGAATGTCCCGGGTAGAGGCAGCCGAAGCGCTCCACCGCCATCTCGGCCTTTGCCTCGACGCTTGCCACGCCGCAGTCGAGTACGAGGCGCCCGATGAAACTCTGGCTCTCCTCAAAAAGAGCGCCATTCCCGTCTTCAAACTTCAAGTCAGCGCGGGCCTCCGCGTGCCGGTGCCCTCGGCGCGGGCGCTCGCGGTGTTGCAGGAATTCGCTGATGGTGTGTACCTTCACCAAACCGTCGTCAGTCGCGGCGGTGCACTTGTCCGGCACCTGGACCTGCCCGATGCACTCGCGGCCGCCGGGGCGGGAGACATCGGCGACGAATGGCGCATCCACTACCACGTGCCGGTGTTCACCAACGAGTTCTCCGAGGGCTTCTCACGCCTCGAGCCGACAAGCGCGTTTTTGAAGGAACTGCTGACGCTCTTTTCGCGCGAGCCCCTCTGCCCTCACGTCGAAGTGGAAACCTATACCTGGGACGTGTTGCCGGAGGCTTTGAGGGGAGCCCCGCTCGACGACGCCATCGCACGCGAGTTGGCGTTCACCCACAACGCGCTGGTGCCTGGTCGAATCGGTGAGGACGCGGGAGGCATGCCCTGATGGCCCTCTCGTGGACCACAGCCCTCAGGCTGGGCAGGGTGTCGAATCTGCCCACCGTGTGGACGAACATCGCGGCCGGCTGGGCTCTCTCAGGTGCCCCGTGGCACACAGGCGTCTACTTCGGGCTCTCCCTCGCGATGAGCGCCCTTTACGTGGGTGGCATGTACCTCAACGACGCCTTCGACGCCGCTTGGGATCGCGTTCATCGCCCCGAGCGCCCCATCGCTCGCGGGGAGGTGCCGCTACGCCTCGTATTGAAGATGGGGCTGGCCTTGCTCGCCACCGGTGTGGTGCTCGTCGGCGTCCTGGCCGCCTTGGGCCTCGTGAGCGCTTGGGCCCTGCTCTTCACCCTCGTGCTGGCGAGCCTCATCGTCTACTACGACCTCAACCACAAACAGAACGCCTGGGGTCCCCTCGTCATGGGACTCTGCCGGGTGGGTGTATACACCGTGGCGGGCGCCACCTCGGGGTTCCCCGGCCTGGCCGTCTGGGTAGGGGCGTCGTTGCTGCTTGGGCACCTCGTGGGCCTCACCTACGTGGCGAAGCACGAAACCCGCGGCCAGGTTGTGCGCCTGTCCCCCTTGCTCTTGTTTCTCCCCGCCCTCGTCGCGGCGATGGTCGTCGCATGGGCCTGGCTGCCCGTGGGGCTTGCGTACGCCTCGTACACCGTAGCCGCGGGTCTTGCGCCCGCGCTGGGATGGGGACGCAGCCGTCCCAACCCGGGCAAAGCCGTGCCCGCCTTGATCGCGGCGATCAGCCTGCTCGACGCGGTCTTCGTCACGCGCGCGGCGGGGACCATCGGGGTGGCAGCCTGCGTGGCAGCGTTCGGCCTGACGCGGTTCTGGCAACGGCACGTGCCTGGCACGTGAAGGGTGGTGCCCTCAGGCAAAAACGTGCGCCAAGAGCAAATCCTTGACCGACGTCGCAGTCACCGAAGGGCCTGGTGGTAAGGTCTCCGGCCGGTTCGTTGCGAACAGAGGGCCTTCCTCCGGCCGATCCGTCACACGACCGTGCGAACCCCGAACGAGCCCCGCATCGAGAGCAATCACGTCGAGCAGGCTGCGCATACCCAAGCGACGCTTGAGCAGAGTCAAGCCGATCTTGAGCTTGGGAAAGCGGATGCGGGGATCCAGGAAAAGCTCGACGGGGTCGTATCCTGGCTTGCGGTGAATGTCGACGGTACGCGCATAGTCGGGCGCCCGGTCGTCGTCCAACCAGAAGTAATACTGAAACCAACGATCCGCGCGGCTCACGGCCACGATCTCTCCGGCGCGCTCATGATCGAGGCCCTGCGCGCGGCGCTCTTGTCCCGTCCACACGGCCTCCACGCCGTCGAGCCCACGCACCAGCGCCGCCACTTCGGCCACGCGTTCCGGGCGACGCACATACACGTGCGCCACCTGGTGGTCCACCACGGCGAAGGCCTCGGAGGCCCCCGCATCCAGCTGCTCGCCCATCCGCTCAGCACGGACGGCCAGGAGCCCCGCCCGGCGAAGCGCCTGGTTGATCATCACCGCCCCGCTCACCTCCGTGACCCCGTATTCGGAGAGCACCACGACGGCCATGCCTTCCGCCTCCGCCAGCGCGATCAGGGACCCCGCCACGGCGTCCACCTCGGCCACGGCCTTGGCGACCTGGGGATGGTGCGGACCGAGGCGCTGAAGGTCGTAGTCGAGGTGGGGCAAGTAAACCAGGGTCATCGTGGGCGCCCGTGTGGCGAGGATGTGCTCCGCACAACGCCCGATCCACGCCGTCGAAGACAGGTCTGCCGCGGGTCCCCAGAACTTGAACAGCGGGAACACACCCAGGCGGCCCGTCAGTTCGTCACGCAGCTCGGCAGGGCTGGTGTAGACATCAGGCAGTTTCCGTCCGTCGGCCGGGTACTGGGGTCTGGGCGTCACGGCAACGTCGGCGCTGCTGTACATGTTGAACCACCAGAAGAGCTTCGCGCAGGTAAAGGACGAATCGCGGCGCTTGGCAACGTCCCAAAGCTTTGGGCCCTGCACCAATCGATTCGACTGGCGCCACAGCGACACCTCGGCGAGATCGCGAAAATACCAACCGTTGCCCACGATGCCGTGGCGGCTCGGCAGCTCGCCCGTAACAAAGGTGGACTGAACCGCGCACGTCACGGCCGGGGTGATCGTCTCGAGATCACGAACGCTACCTCGCCGCGAGAAAGCCGAGAGCTCCGGGGCAGACGGCAACAGGGCGCGGGTCAGCCCAACGACGTTCAGGACGAGGGTCGGTCGCATGGGGCCCCCTGCTCCTCAGGCCTCGTCACCATCGACGCGCGGAGCTTGGCCGCGCAGCACCGAGTTGCCCTCCCACAAGGTCCGCTGATCCACCGCAACGGGCAGGCCCACGTCCTCGAGGTCCAAACGGCCGCTTTGCGCAAAGAAGCGCACGGGATTTTCCCAAAGCACCTTGGCGATGAGCGCCTCGTCGAAGCCCTTGGCCTTCATGGCGGCAGCCGTCTTCGGCACCTTCAAGGGATCGCTCACACCCCAATCCGCGGCGCTGTTCACGATGATCCGGTCCGTCCCGTACTGCTGCATCAGCGACACCATGCGCGTCTCGTCCATCTTGGTGTTGGGATATACGGAATGTCCGGCCCAACACCCTGAAGCCAGAACCATGGGCAGCGTCTCCTCGTTGTTGTGATCCACGAGCGTCAGCTCGGGAGGAAAGCCGAGCTCCCTCACCAATGCGAGCGTACGCTCGGTGCCACGCTTTTTGTCGCGGTGGGGCGTGTGGATGAGGATGGGCAACTCGTATTGCCGGGCCACTTCGATCTGCGTCTTGAAGAAGTGGTGTTCGACGTCATTTTGTTCGTCGTAGCCAATCTCTCCCACCGCGACCACCCCGTCTTTTTCGAGGTAACGATGCAGGAGGTCCACCACGCCTTGCGCCACCCGCGGCTCATTGGCCTCCTTGGGGTTGAGAGCCAGGGTGCAGAAGTGCCGGATGCCGAACTGCTGGGCGCGGAACCGCTCCCACCCGAGCAGCGACAGAAAGTAGTCCTCGAAGGTCCCCACGTGCGTGCGAGGCTGGCCTACCCAAAACGCCGGTTCCACGAGGGCGGCGATCCCGGACCTCGCCATCGCTTCGTAGTCGTCCGTCGTGCGCGAGGTCATGTGAACGTGCGGGTCGAAGAGCTTCATGACGCGGCCGTTTCTCCTTCAAGCCAAGCAAGATCAGCGGAAATCGGGCGACCAGCCGCCCGACGTTCCCGGCCATAGTCTCGAGCCATGCGAATGAGATCAGCGTCGAGCCGCGTGGAAAGCCCCACGATCCCGCCGAGCGGAAGCGCATTGAACAGGGCCTTCATGACCAGCTGGTTGAACGCGTCGGCGGGAAAGAAGCGCGCAGGATAGGGATTGTCGCACGTGATGGCCTCCACCACGGCCATCGCGTTCGCGCGTGCCCCTTCAGCCGCCACCCCCAATAACCGCGCCGGATGCGGCAGCACGCACAAGGCACGCAACACTGCCTGCTTCTCGCTGAGGTCGCCGGTGCGGTAGGTCTCGTCCACAATCGCCAGGTGCTGCGGTTCAGGCACGCGGGCGGCCATGGACAGTAAGAGCCCGATCCGCCCAAGCTCTGCCCAGGGCCGCGCTTGCACACCAAGGCCCTCGGCAGCAGGTCCCCGAAGGGGCTCGGCAACGCACTCGCGCCCCAGCCGCCGGCCTGCTCCGGAAAACGCGGCCAGAAAACGCTCCCGCTCGAAAGGTCCGGCCGTCGCCTCGTCCCACCAGGTCGCTGCCGCGTCCCGCACGCGCGCTCTCACGCGCGCATCGATTTGTTCCCAAGGGCCCACGGGCGCATCTTACCCTAAGGTGGGCACCCGTGAGCCCGTGGTCAACCGCCAAGGCTAGGCGGCGTTGATTTTTTGCATGGCCTTGCGCATCTTGCCCAAGGCTTGCTCCTGGAGCTGCCGCACGCGCTCTCGCGACAAGTGATACTCGTCACCTATCTCCTTGAGCGTACGCTCCTTGTCGTTCATCAAGCCAAAGCGCTTGCGCAGGATGTCTGCCTCGATCGGCTTGAGGGACTGCAGGAGCCGCAGCATCTCGCGATGGGTTTCTCCCACGATGATTTGGTCGGGCGGGCTCGGCAGGTCTTCGTCTGAGATGAGAATGTCGATGAGCTTGCGCCCGTCCTCATCCGAGATGGGCCGGTCGAGGGACACGGGTGTCTCGTTGAGGAACCCCCGCATCTTCTCCAGCTTCTCGGCCTCGATGCCCGTCGCCTCCGACAGCTCTTCGTTCGTGGCCGGGCGCTCGAGCTTGCTTTGCAGCTCCCGCTCGCTCTTGGCGATGCGGTGGTACGCGTCGATCATGTGGACAGGAAGGCGAACCGCTCGCCCCTTGTCGGCAAGAGCACGGCTGATCGCGTGCCGAATCCACCAGCTTGCATAGGTCGAAAAGCGGAACCCTCTGCGGTAGTCGTAGCGCTCCACCGCCTTCATCAGGCCGATATTCCCTTCTTGTATCAAGTCGGCCAAGGGAAGGCGCCCGTGATTGAACCTACGGGCAATGGACACCACCAAACGCAGATTGGCCCTGACGAAGGCGTTCTTTGCGGCCTTGATGGCCACGGTTTTGGCAACCGCCAGGTTTGCGAAGTCGCGAAAGCCCGACTCGTGACTGTCGAAACCTGCCGCCGCATCACCCGCAACCCCGCGGAGCCCCCGGCGCACCTCGGCCATCGCCGCGTCCACGAAAAGCCGATCGATGTCCTCGTCGCGCAGCTTGGAAGCGAGTTCGTCCACGAATTCCTCGAACTTTTTGCGCGCCGCGGGCTTCGGCTTGGCGCCCAGCGATTCCACCAACGCGCGGTGCTCCTCGAGCAGCGGGAAGGGCTTCCCCATGGTGCGCAGCACCACGGCGTTCACGTGGCGAGCCCCGGGAAGGTACGAGAGCAGCAAGGTCCAAAGCTCCACCTCGAGCGCCTCGATCTCCCGGGCCGACTCGAACTCCTGCTCGGGGCGCAGCACATCGAGCTCGGCCATGTTTTTGAAGTACATGGCGAGGAAGCTCTGCGACTCGTCATCCTTGACGGCCTTGACCGGGGCCGCGGCCTCCTCGAACTCCTCGGCGGTACCTTCCTCGGGCGCAGCCGCCTCGAGCGAGGGCCCGTCGCCTTCGGGAAAATCGTCATCCGGCAGTTCGAGCCCCGCGGCTGAGGCCATGAGTTCGTCGTCACCCTCGAAGGCGCTCGTCGCCTCGGTGTCCGGCACGACCTCCGCCGCTGCCACCAGCTCTGGCCCCTTTGCCGATCGCACCGCCCTCCCCGAAGGGAATTTCGGCGACGACACCGCTTCCTCAGCCTCACCCGGCCCCCCAGCCCGCGCCGTGGATCTCGCCTGCGCAGCGGCCCCAGATCGGCCCGTTTTGGCCACAGGCTTCGTGCTACGCTTGGCCTTCTTGCTCATTGGTGTGCTTGTCCTCGCCATGGTGACGGCCTTTCCGTGGGCACCTGCCGGGTTGCCCGCCAAGGAAACGGTTCTCAACAAGTACTACGCGTCTCGACGCCGAATTATTCCCCTCCCTCCGCACGCCCTTTATGGTAGATGCTCAGGGGATCTCATCGGTCGCAACGCCTCGAGGGTTGAGACACGGTAAGGTGGCAAACAGGGAAATTGCGCTCCGATAAAGCGTAAGCCATATGCCCAAGCCCCGCCGGGACCCCGAATCAGAGGGGCAGAGGCGCCTCAGCGAGGCTTTTCGCAGAGCACGAAGAGGTTCCGGGAGGTCGCTCCGAAAAAGTGGCCACGTGTGGCCAGACTTCCCGAAACTTCGCTGACGCGGAACCCGGCCTGCTTCAGGAGGCGCCCAAGCTCGTGCAGGCTGTAAGCCCGTATCGAGATGTCTTGCTCAATCTGACGGCCGTCCTGGAACACGATCGACCTGCGCACGGAGACGCGGCTCGTGTGAAAGTTGAAATCGACCTCCTCGAGCACCACACACCCGTCGCCCTCCCACCAGACGCGCGTGGGTAGATCTCCCACTATGTAGTCGCGGTTGATCGCGTCGAGCAGAAACCGCCCCCCC
The DNA window shown above is from Myxococcales bacterium and carries:
- a CDS encoding alkaline phosphatase family protein; its protein translation is MRPTLVLNVVGLTRALLPSAPELSAFSRRGSVRDLETITPAVTCAVQSTFVTGELPSRHGIVGNGWYFRDLAEVSLWRQSNRLVQGPKLWDVAKRRDSSFTCAKLFWWFNMYSSADVAVTPRPQYPADGRKLPDVYTSPAELRDELTGRLGVFPLFKFWGPAADLSSTAWIGRCAEHILATRAPTMTLVYLPHLDYDLQRLGPHHPQVAKAVAEVDAVAGSLIALAEAEGMAVVVLSEYGVTEVSGAVMINQALRRAGLLAVRAERMGEQLDAGASEAFAVVDHQVAHVYVRRPERVAEVAALVRGLDGVEAVWTGQERRAQGLDHERAGEIVAVSRADRWFQYYFWLDDDRAPDYARTVDIHRKPGYDPVELFLDPRIRFPKLKIGLTLLKRRLGMRSLLDVIALDAGLVRGSHGRVTDRPEEGPLFATNRPETLPPGPSVTATSVKDLLLAHVFA
- a CDS encoding EboA domain-containing protein, with protein sequence MGPWEQIDARVRARVRDAAATWWDEATAGPFERERFLAAFSGAGRRLGRECVAEPLRGPAAEGLGVQARPWAELGRIGLLLSMAARVPEPQHLAIVDETYRTGDLSEKQAVLRALCVLPHPARLLGVAAEGARANAMAVVEAITCDNPYPARFFPADAFNQLVMKALFNALPLGGIVGLSTRLDADLIRMARDYGRERRAAGRPISADLAWLEGETAAS
- a CDS encoding sigma-70 family RNA polymerase sigma factor; amino-acid sequence: MSSPKFPSGRAVRSAKGPELVAAAEVVPDTEATSAFEGDDELMASAAGLELPDDDFPEGDGPSLEAAAPEEGTAEEFEEAAAPVKAVKDDESQSFLAMYFKNMAELDVLRPEQEFESAREIEALEVELWTLLLSYLPGARHVNAVVLRTMGKPFPLLEEHRALVESLGAKPKPAARKKFEEFVDELASKLRDEDIDRLFVDAAMAEVRRGLRGVAGDAAAGFDSHESGFRDFANLAVAKTVAIKAAKNAFVRANLRLVVSIARRFNHGRLPLADLIQEGNIGLMKAVERYDYRRGFRFSTYASWWIRHAISRALADKGRAVRLPVHMIDAYHRIAKSERELQSKLERPATNEELSEATGIEAEKLEKMRGFLNETPVSLDRPISDEDGRKLIDILISDEDLPSPPDQIIVGETHREMLRLLQSLKPIEADILRKRFGLMNDKERTLKEIGDEYHLSRERVRQLQEQALGKMRKAMQKINAA
- the eboE gene encoding metabolite traffic protein EboE, giving the protein MKLPISDSRGRPVHLTYCTNIHPGETWPEVLEVVRSHVKAVKQRVSPHEPFGMGLRLSDRAVRTLIAAPDVLQDFRDELDREGLYVFTLNGFPYGPFHGQPVKETVYRPDWLEPERISYTQRLAGVLAALLPRGPRGPGPALGLLEGSISTVPGSFRGRAAAHGAALATIAENLRMAAATLARIRADGGPTMGLALEPEPHCVLETTAEAVRFFEQHLYTEASVRAFQPLTGMSRVEAAEALHRHLGLCLDACHAAVEYEAPDETLALLKKSAIPVFKLQVSAGLRVPVPSARALAVLQEFADGVYLHQTVVSRGGALVRHLDLPDALAAAGAGDIGDEWRIHYHVPVFTNEFSEGFSRLEPTSAFLKELLTLFSREPLCPHVEVETYTWDVLPEALRGAPLDDAIARELAFTHNALVPGRIGEDAGGMP
- a CDS encoding TatD family hydrolase; protein product: MKLFDPHVHMTSRTTDDYEAMARSGIAALVEPAFWVGQPRTHVGTFEDYFLSLLGWERFRAQQFGIRHFCTLALNPKEANEPRVAQGVVDLLHRYLEKDGVVAVGEIGYDEQNDVEHHFFKTQIEVARQYELPILIHTPHRDKKRGTERTLALVRELGFPPELTLVDHNNEETLPMVLASGCWAGHSVYPNTKMDETRMVSLMQQYGTDRIIVNSAADWGVSDPLKVPKTAAAMKAKGFDEALIAKVLWENPVRFFAQSGRLDLEDVGLPVAVDQRTLWEGNSVLRGQAPRVDGDEA
- a CDS encoding UbiA family prenyltransferase yields the protein MALSWTTALRLGRVSNLPTVWTNIAAGWALSGAPWHTGVYFGLSLAMSALYVGGMYLNDAFDAAWDRVHRPERPIARGEVPLRLVLKMGLALLATGVVLVGVLAALGLVSAWALLFTLVLASLIVYYDLNHKQNAWGPLVMGLCRVGVYTVAGATSGFPGLAVWVGASLLLGHLVGLTYVAKHETRGQVVRLSPLLLFLPALVAAMVVAWAWLPVGLAYASYTVAAGLAPALGWGRSRPNPGKAVPALIAAISLLDAVFVTRAAGTIGVAACVAAFGLTRFWQRHVPGT